One region of Deltaproteobacteria bacterium genomic DNA includes:
- a CDS encoding enoyl-CoA hydratase/isomerase family protein: protein MEYKYLLTCTEDRIAWITLNRPEKLNALNIPLWKELQRALQEADGMEDVSVIVLTGKGKAFCAGDDIAELTRVQDPKMAEDLFLNCIYGLVHRIWLLQKPIIAAVNGLAYGGGCELVLLTDMAVASEKARFAQPEARIGAWPPIFAVFGPVMVGFKATQEMLLTTEPISAQRALEIGLINKVVHPEKVQEAAREMALHIIKSAPASLRITKETVNRTLGRYMHEFWIACQRFNHEVAKTEDFVEGASAFMEKRSPVYCGR from the coding sequence ATGGAATATAAATATCTGCTCACCTGCACCGAGGATCGGATCGCCTGGATTACCCTCAATCGTCCTGAAAAACTCAATGCCTTGAATATTCCACTTTGGAAGGAACTACAAAGGGCCTTGCAAGAGGCCGACGGAATGGAAGATGTTTCGGTCATCGTCTTAACCGGAAAGGGAAAGGCCTTTTGTGCCGGGGATGATATCGCCGAGCTTACCCGGGTACAAGATCCCAAAATGGCCGAAGATCTTTTTCTTAATTGTATCTACGGGCTGGTGCATCGAATTTGGTTGCTTCAAAAACCCATTATTGCCGCGGTGAACGGCCTGGCCTATGGAGGCGGTTGTGAGCTGGTCCTGTTGACGGATATGGCTGTAGCTTCGGAAAAGGCGCGGTTTGCCCAGCCCGAGGCCCGCATCGGGGCCTGGCCTCCCATATTTGCTGTATTCGGTCCGGTGATGGTGGGATTCAAGGCCACACAGGAGATGCTTTTGACCACTGAGCCTATCAGCGCACAGCGGGCCTTGGAGATCGGGCTTATTAATAAGGTTGTCCATCCAGAGAAGGTCCAGGAAGCGGCCCGGGAGATGGCCCTTCATATCATAAAATCCGCTCCGGCCTCTTTGCGAATCACCAAAGAGACGGTCAACCGCACTCTGGGGCGGTATATGCATGAATTCTGGATCGCCTGCCAGAGATTTAATCATGAAGTGGCTAAAACCGAGGATTTTGTGGAAGGGGCCTCGGCCTTTATGGAGAAAAGGTCTCCGGTCTATTGCGGACGTTGA
- a CDS encoding branched-chain amino acid ABC transporter permease has protein sequence MITMNALLSQIFNGLQFGVLIALLSTGLSLIFGMLGIINFAHGSLYMLGSYLLWVFIQWLDIPGKFWIGLSLTFPVMGLIGLVVEKFLLHRMYGQQVVYQILITFGLLLVIQQGVGLVFGTTPLPLAVPPYFSGEINLGFFQYPVYRLFTMILGLIIIFGLWFFIERSSLGAIIRASAEDPETANALGINTRTVYTWTFALGAALAGLGGGLHAPLIGGLQHTSGAEILLICFIVVVIGGMGSIRGALLGGIILGCIRGLAGIFWAPASDFVMFATMGLILLVRPEGLLKKRGTR, from the coding sequence ATGATAACTATGAACGCACTATTATCTCAGATATTTAACGGGCTGCAATTCGGGGTCTTGATCGCCCTTTTGTCCACCGGTCTTTCCCTTATTTTCGGAATGTTGGGGATTATCAATTTTGCCCATGGCTCGTTGTACATGTTGGGGTCTTATCTGCTGTGGGTTTTCATTCAATGGTTGGACATTCCGGGAAAATTTTGGATAGGGCTTTCCTTGACCTTCCCGGTGATGGGACTCATCGGATTGGTGGTAGAGAAATTTCTGTTGCACCGGATGTATGGACAGCAGGTAGTTTATCAAATTTTGATTACCTTTGGGCTCCTTTTGGTCATTCAGCAGGGGGTGGGGTTGGTTTTCGGGACAACCCCGCTTCCGCTGGCCGTCCCTCCTTATTTTTCGGGAGAAATCAATCTGGGTTTTTTTCAGTACCCGGTGTATCGCTTGTTTACCATGATTTTAGGTTTGATCATCATTTTCGGATTATGGTTCTTCATAGAACGCAGTTCTTTGGGTGCCATCATCCGGGCCAGCGCGGAAGATCCGGAAACGGCCAATGCCCTTGGCATCAACACCCGTACAGTCTACACCTGGACCTTTGCTTTGGGCGCCGCCTTGGCCGGTTTGGGCGGCGGTCTCCACGCCCCACTCATAGGGGGGTTGCAACACACCTCCGGCGCGGAAATCCTTCTGATCTGTTTTATTGTCGTGGTGATTGGAGGCATGGGCAGTATTCGAGGAGCCCTCTTGGGGGGAATAATTCTGGGTTGCATACGAGGTCTGGCCGGGATTTTTTGGGCCCCCGCCTCAGACTTCGTTATGTTTGCCACCATGGGCCTTATTCTATTGGTTCGGCCTGAGGGGTTGCTGAAAAAAAGGGGGACCCGATGA
- a CDS encoding SDR family oxidoreductase, translating to MDLFSLQGKKAFISGAGQGLGREMALTLAEAGADVALASRNRETLSHTADLIRKMGREVLVCPMDLTRIEDIDQAVNDTIATFGRIDILINNSGISKESPVIDMTPEKWDPVMDVNLRGHVFCSKAVGRHMMKNNCGKIINIASIMGLIPLTHNSSYGAAKAGLILFTKTLALEWARYNIQVNAICPGYFLTDLNREFFESPMGQKVIKKIPMRRIADAKELRGVTLLLASEASSFMTGTVIVVDGGHILG from the coding sequence ATGGATTTATTTTCGCTTCAAGGTAAAAAGGCCTTTATTTCAGGGGCCGGTCAGGGATTGGGAAGGGAGATGGCCTTGACCCTGGCCGAGGCCGGTGCTGATGTCGCCCTGGCCTCCCGGAACAGGGAAACCCTCAGTCATACGGCCGACCTGATTAGAAAGATGGGACGGGAAGTTCTGGTTTGTCCTATGGATCTGACCCGGATAGAAGACATTGACCAGGCCGTTAACGATACAATCGCTACCTTCGGACGCATTGACATATTGATTAATAACTCCGGTATTTCGAAAGAGTCTCCGGTGATCGACATGACCCCGGAGAAGTGGGATCCGGTGATGGATGTGAACCTGAGGGGCCATGTTTTTTGCTCCAAAGCCGTTGGGCGCCATATGATGAAAAATAATTGCGGGAAGATCATCAATATCGCCTCAATTATGGGGCTGATCCCGCTTACCCATAACAGTTCCTATGGGGCCGCTAAGGCCGGGCTGATTTTGTTTACCAAGACCCTGGCCCTGGAGTGGGCCCGTTATAATATCCAGGTCAACGCTATTTGTCCCGGGTACTTCCTGACCGACCTGAACCGCGAATTTTTTGAGTCTCCCATGGGGCAAAAAGTTATCAAAAAAATTCCCATGAGACGCATCGCCGATGCGAAAGAACTCCGGGGGGTGACCCTTCTGTTGGCCTCCGAGGCCTCCAGTTTTATGACCGGAACCGTAATCGTGGTGGATGGAGGGCATATCCTTGGATGA
- a CDS encoding ABC transporter ATP-binding protein, with protein sequence MLKLNQIHAYYGKSHILNGVNLEVKKGELVTLLGRNGMGKTTTLKSIMGMVSIRSGSVLFNEKRIANLPSYQIYRQGIGYVPQGRHIFSTLTVEENLRLPSSNRNEKNLDWVFEYFPSLKRRMDHMGNELSGGEQQMLAIARVLISRPEMLLLDEPSEGIAPLMVQAIMETLQELNRTGLTILLVDANLKMASQVGTRHYIMASGLVTREATSQEIMEDEELQNKYFKI encoded by the coding sequence ATGTTGAAATTGAATCAGATACACGCCTATTACGGGAAGAGCCATATTCTCAACGGGGTGAATCTTGAAGTCAAAAAGGGTGAATTGGTCACCCTATTAGGCCGAAACGGAATGGGTAAGACGACTACTCTGAAGAGTATAATGGGGATGGTTTCGATTCGATCCGGTTCCGTTTTATTTAATGAGAAAAGGATAGCCAACCTTCCATCATACCAGATCTATCGACAAGGTATTGGATATGTTCCCCAAGGTCGTCATATTTTTAGTACCCTCACCGTCGAAGAAAATCTTCGATTGCCTTCGTCCAACAGAAACGAAAAAAATCTGGATTGGGTTTTTGAATATTTCCCCTCTCTCAAAAGGAGAATGGATCACATGGGTAATGAGTTGAGCGGCGGGGAACAACAAATGCTGGCTATCGCCCGGGTGCTGATCAGCAGGCCGGAAATGCTCCTCTTAGATGAGCCATCCGAGGGGATTGCCCCGCTAATGGTCCAGGCGATTATGGAAACATTACAAGAATTGAACAGAACCGGACTGACCATATTATTGGTGGATGCTAACTTGAAAATGGCCTCCCAGGTAGGAACCCGTCATTATATTATGGCCAGCGGCCTGGTTACCCGTGAAGCCACTTCACAGGAGATCATGGAAGATGAAGAACTGCAGAATAAATATTTTAAAATTTAG
- a CDS encoding ABC transporter substrate-binding protein, whose translation MKGYHGKWVVLSAFLILMVLGLPGGASQAAETEIVWASVDDFSGPYAATAEEANRAIRLFLEERGYKVGPYKVKYITRDTELKPAVGVRRLQEVIAEAKPMVIFSACSSAVQLAMCDIVGKNRKVIFWTDGWDTRLTGENGNRNTFRWASPNYTIARASLSAFLDKYPSVKKVIIISLDYAWGYDIVDNMKPILEKRGVKILKTQFIPVNATDASVYMTEAKGSGADAYLICLYGKLFGIGLRQAHEFGLKKTMKIFSTTGTFNMLRGVGSEALESMYLGDHWNHAMNNEWSRKFSEGFKKKWGVFPGDYAAAVYLECQLMERVIKQTGSADIKVLIPALEKIGEFAGPTGKETMVGWQHQIAHDFLLLRGKATKEKKYEDDFVEVIGGSKVYPKQGETGFSFDRTKEDIY comes from the coding sequence ATGAAAGGGTATCACGGTAAATGGGTTGTTTTATCTGCGTTCCTGATTTTAATGGTTTTAGGTCTTCCGGGAGGAGCATCTCAAGCAGCAGAAACCGAAATCGTTTGGGCCTCTGTGGATGATTTCAGTGGTCCTTATGCTGCCACGGCCGAAGAGGCCAATCGAGCCATCAGGCTGTTTCTTGAAGAACGGGGGTATAAAGTCGGACCCTACAAGGTCAAGTATATCACCCGGGATACCGAACTCAAACCCGCGGTTGGAGTCCGGAGACTCCAGGAGGTTATCGCCGAGGCAAAACCCATGGTCATTTTTTCCGCCTGCAGTAGTGCCGTCCAGTTAGCCATGTGCGATATTGTGGGCAAGAATCGGAAGGTGATCTTCTGGACCGATGGCTGGGATACCCGGCTTACCGGTGAAAACGGCAACCGAAATACCTTCAGATGGGCCAGTCCCAATTATACGATCGCCAGGGCCTCCCTGAGTGCTTTTTTGGACAAATACCCCAGTGTCAAAAAGGTCATTATTATTTCCCTGGATTATGCCTGGGGGTATGACATCGTAGATAATATGAAACCCATTTTAGAAAAAAGAGGCGTAAAAATTCTCAAAACCCAATTCATCCCCGTGAATGCCACCGATGCCAGCGTGTATATGACCGAGGCCAAAGGGTCGGGGGCGGATGCCTACTTGATTTGTCTCTACGGCAAACTTTTTGGAATCGGTTTGAGGCAGGCCCATGAATTCGGATTAAAAAAAACCATGAAAATATTTTCTACCACCGGAACTTTCAATATGCTTCGCGGCGTGGGCTCGGAGGCGCTGGAAAGTATGTATCTGGGCGATCACTGGAATCATGCCATGAATAATGAATGGTCCAGGAAATTTTCAGAAGGTTTTAAAAAGAAGTGGGGCGTTTTCCCCGGGGACTATGCGGCTGCCGTCTATCTGGAATGCCAACTCATGGAAAGGGTCATTAAGCAAACCGGGAGTGCCGATATCAAGGTCCTTATCCCGGCCCTGGAAAAAATAGGGGAGTTCGCCGGTCCCACCGGTAAAGAAACAATGGTCGGCTGGCAGCATCAAATCGCCCATGATTTTTTGTTACTCCGAGGGAAAGCGACTAAGGAAAAGAAGTATGAGGATGATTTCGTTGAGGTGATAGGGGGGAGCAAGGTTTACCCTAAACAGGGGGAAACCGGATTTAGCTTTGATCGAACCAAAGAGGACATCTACTGA
- a CDS encoding branched-chain amino acid ABC transporter permease: protein MKKNSGLSRSIIASKDHPILIIAVAMIFLYFILPSKMMASEILIMAIPTVTFILLLGYTGLLNFATGSLFAAGAYTTGILLARFHAPIILALFSSLIVSGLLALIMGYLCIKRGGLIFALLTLAFNQLVWFTIWHWRSVTGGSDGIWGIQRASLHLGLFAVNLKPTFNFFIFVLIIFLIIYIFVQRLTEAPFGKTLLSMRENELRATALGYNPEVYKWIAFILGGMICGLGGALFSLHQEYVGEHLAYWSTSGEIVIMALLGGAFTLSGALVGAGVFIFIADALNKFNFLSKSGAWLLVLGIVFIVVVMFFKEGIAGGTGKLYETLRKRN from the coding sequence ATGAAAAAGAATTCCGGCCTTTCCCGGTCTATTATTGCAAGTAAAGATCATCCTATCCTCATTATTGCAGTGGCCATGATTTTTCTTTACTTTATACTTCCATCCAAGATGATGGCCTCGGAAATTCTGATTATGGCCATCCCTACGGTGACTTTTATCCTGTTGCTGGGTTACACCGGTCTTTTAAATTTCGCTACGGGAAGTCTCTTTGCCGCCGGGGCCTACACCACAGGAATTCTTTTGGCCCGCTTTCATGCCCCCATTATATTGGCCCTGTTTTCCAGTTTAATCGTCAGCGGCCTTTTGGCCCTGATCATGGGCTATTTATGCATTAAAAGAGGGGGCCTGATTTTTGCCTTACTCACCTTGGCCTTTAATCAACTGGTCTGGTTTACCATCTGGCATTGGAGGAGTGTTACCGGCGGATCGGATGGAATATGGGGTATCCAACGCGCGTCCTTACATTTAGGCCTTTTTGCCGTTAATTTAAAGCCGACCTTTAATTTCTTTATCTTTGTCCTCATTATATTTTTAATCATTTATATTTTTGTGCAGCGTTTGACCGAGGCCCCTTTCGGGAAGACCCTCCTGAGTATGCGGGAAAATGAATTAAGGGCTACGGCCCTTGGCTATAATCCGGAAGTCTATAAATGGATAGCCTTTATCCTGGGGGGAATGATCTGTGGATTGGGCGGAGCCCTTTTTTCTCTCCATCAGGAATATGTGGGGGAACACCTGGCCTATTGGTCCACATCCGGAGAAATCGTTATCATGGCCCTTCTGGGCGGGGCCTTTACCCTTTCCGGGGCATTAGTCGGCGCAGGGGTTTTTATTTTTATTGCCGATGCTTTGAATAAATTTAATTTTCTTTCCAAATCCGGCGCCTGGTTGCTGGTATTGGGAATAGTTTTTATCGTCGTGGTCATGTTTTTTAAAGAAGGAATTGCCGGGGGAACGGGAAAACTTTACGAGACTCTCAGAAAAAGAAATTAA
- a CDS encoding aromatic ring hydroxylase, whose amino-acid sequence MALKTSGEYVERLKKMKPNIYAHGKQMMRDDPLLEKPINVLRLTFDLAQDPEYKDLMVTHSHLIGEPISRFTSLNLSIEDLYKQQEMKRKLCHKVGGCIQRCMATDTLNAIGVVTKEIDDAKGTDYHAHFLEFLKYYQANDLVGSTSQTDSKGDRKARPHQQKDPDQYLRIIKKDKKGIVVRGAKNHITMGPYVDEHLVIPTRALTEVEGEWAVSFAIPADTDGVKLISRITSSRPRINLQAPYNDYGVAESFLVFDDVFVPWERVFLCGETEFAGLMALTFAGFHRHSYCGCKPALTDIIMGATALVAEYNGVGKAPHIQDELTELMIIAELVYASGIAAAARADRTASGIFRPKFLYSNTGRYLAGINVYHEYDILVATAGGLPSTLPPEEEWLNPEIGPYLEKYIKRNPEISSEKQHRLYRFISDFTCSSTCGWAQHAGIHGGG is encoded by the coding sequence ATGGCCTTAAAAACATCTGGTGAATATGTAGAACGACTGAAAAAAATGAAGCCAAACATTTATGCTCACGGGAAACAGATGATGAGGGACGATCCCCTTTTAGAGAAACCCATCAATGTGCTCAGATTGACCTTTGATTTGGCCCAGGATCCGGAATACAAGGATCTTATGGTGACCCATTCCCATCTTATCGGTGAACCCATCAGCCGATTTACCTCTTTGAATTTGAGCATCGAAGATCTCTATAAACAACAGGAGATGAAGCGCAAACTCTGTCACAAGGTGGGGGGGTGTATCCAGAGATGTATGGCTACCGACACCTTAAATGCCATCGGAGTTGTTACAAAAGAGATCGATGATGCCAAAGGGACGGACTATCATGCTCATTTTCTGGAGTTTCTAAAATATTACCAGGCCAATGATTTGGTCGGGAGCACCTCGCAAACGGATTCCAAAGGCGATCGTAAAGCCAGACCCCATCAACAAAAGGACCCCGATCAATATTTACGCATCATCAAGAAGGACAAGAAAGGGATCGTGGTCCGGGGCGCAAAAAATCATATCACCATGGGACCTTATGTGGATGAGCATTTGGTCATCCCCACCCGGGCCCTGACGGAAGTGGAAGGGGAGTGGGCCGTATCTTTTGCCATCCCGGCCGATACCGATGGGGTGAAGTTGATCTCCCGCATTACCAGTTCACGACCCCGGATAAACCTTCAAGCTCCCTATAACGATTATGGGGTAGCCGAATCCTTTCTGGTTTTTGACGATGTTTTTGTTCCCTGGGAGAGGGTTTTCCTGTGCGGCGAGACGGAATTTGCCGGATTGATGGCCCTGACCTTTGCCGGTTTTCATCGACATTCCTATTGCGGCTGCAAACCGGCCCTGACCGATATCATCATGGGGGCCACGGCCCTGGTGGCAGAATATAACGGGGTCGGGAAGGCCCCTCACATCCAGGATGAGTTGACCGAATTGATGATTATTGCCGAACTTGTCTACGCTTCCGGAATAGCAGCAGCGGCCAGGGCCGATCGAACGGCATCGGGAATCTTTCGGCCTAAATTCCTGTATTCCAATACCGGGAGATACCTGGCGGGCATTAATGTTTATCACGAATATGATATTTTGGTGGCCACAGCCGGAGGGCTTCCCTCAACCCTTCCCCCTGAGGAAGAATGGTTGAATCCGGAGATAGGTCCCTATTTGGAAAAGTATATAAAACGAAATCCTGAGATCTCTTCGGAAAAACAGCACCGGTTATATCGTTTCATTTCCGATTTTACCTGTTCATCTACTTGCGGTTGGGCCCAGCATGCCGGGATTCATGGAGGCGGTT
- a CDS encoding TetR/AcrR family transcriptional regulator yields the protein MRNKSIIQSLTREKEREVYRIAATLFNKHGYAATSIRQICKTIGIRESSLYHYIQSKEDLLYLICKSAMTQSLEVVEPISKSANLPESKLMKMIEAHIITIADNVHEHSTLLKELRSLGDEKQKDIIKLRDRYEMIFRKAVEEYMKESPACKKNIKIVTLGLLGMMNWLIYWYSEGGEMKSDKISKVFWNLFAHGVCQ from the coding sequence ATGCGAAATAAATCGATTATCCAATCCCTGACCCGGGAAAAAGAGAGGGAAGTTTATCGGATTGCAGCCACCCTTTTTAATAAGCATGGCTATGCGGCTACTTCGATCAGGCAGATCTGCAAAACCATAGGGATCAGGGAGAGTAGTCTTTATCATTACATCCAAAGCAAAGAAGATCTTTTGTATCTTATTTGTAAAAGCGCCATGACTCAAAGTTTGGAGGTGGTTGAACCTATTTCAAAATCTGCCAATCTCCCGGAGAGCAAGTTAATGAAGATGATCGAGGCCCACATCATCACCATTGCCGATAATGTTCATGAACACTCCACCCTGCTGAAGGAACTTAGATCGTTGGGCGATGAAAAACAAAAAGACATCATCAAACTCAGAGATCGGTATGAAATGATTTTCCGCAAGGCAGTTGAGGAGTATATGAAGGAAAGCCCCGCCTGCAAAAAAAATATTAAGATAGTAACGTTGGGTCTCTTGGGAATGATGAACTGGCTCATTTATTGGTATTCTGAAGGGGGAGAGATGAAAAGCGATAAAATTTCCAAGGTATTCTGGAATCTATTTGCCCATGGAGTCTGTCAATAG
- a CDS encoding long-chain-fatty-acid--CoA ligase, producing MNLANILELQAVKRPEKTAVLFGVKGYTYAHLNEEANRMANALISLGVQKGDRVAMWLPNCPEFITTFFGIIKTGAVVVPLNILFKAREIEYLLSNSGSKVLVTTTSCLDILQEIKDHLPDLETVVALGMDKDEDHILSFQNIILKASPEFFSVDVGPDHTATILYTSGTTGFPKGAMLTHRNLFMNSEFYAEGLGANENWVGLCVLPLSHLLSLAAGQFVLLGRGGTLHIMERFIAEEAAKLIAKNKITYTFAVPTVYAMLLALPDEPQYDLHSLEICITTGMLTPLDLRKKFEEKFDCKTIQAYGQVESSPVITMDRIDRPRKFKSVGFPLPYVEVKTVDEEDRPLPPNSHGEICARGHCVMKGYWRNPAGTKAALKDGWLHTGDIGMVDEEGYLYIFDRKKDMIICGGYNIYPIEIENLLYEHPKILEASVVGIPDERMGEIPKAYVALKPDQTATEQEIMDFVKERLAAYKKLRAVEFLSALPKGPTGKILRRALREKK from the coding sequence ATGAACCTGGCCAATATCCTGGAACTTCAAGCCGTCAAAAGACCTGAAAAAACCGCCGTCCTGTTCGGTGTGAAAGGATACACCTATGCCCATTTGAATGAAGAAGCGAATCGGATGGCAAACGCCTTGATATCGTTGGGCGTTCAAAAAGGGGATCGGGTGGCCATGTGGCTGCCCAACTGCCCGGAATTTATCACCACCTTTTTCGGCATTATTAAGACCGGGGCGGTCGTTGTCCCCTTAAACATCCTTTTCAAGGCCAGGGAGATTGAATATCTCCTCTCCAATTCTGGAAGCAAAGTTTTGGTAACCACGACCTCGTGCTTGGATATTCTCCAAGAGATTAAAGACCATCTTCCGGATCTGGAAACCGTGGTTGCTTTAGGGATGGACAAGGACGAGGATCACATTCTCTCTTTTCAAAATATTATTCTGAAGGCTTCTCCAGAATTCTTCAGCGTCGATGTCGGTCCGGACCATACGGCCACCATTTTGTACACCTCCGGCACCACCGGTTTCCCTAAGGGGGCCATGCTTACCCATCGTAACCTCTTTATGAATTCCGAGTTTTATGCCGAAGGGCTGGGGGCCAATGAAAATTGGGTAGGCTTATGTGTCCTTCCTCTGTCACATCTACTATCCCTGGCGGCCGGCCAGTTCGTTCTTCTGGGGCGAGGAGGAACTCTGCATATCATGGAACGATTCATAGCCGAAGAAGCCGCCAAGCTTATCGCCAAAAATAAAATAACCTATACCTTTGCCGTGCCGACGGTTTACGCCATGCTCCTGGCCCTTCCCGATGAGCCGCAATATGATTTACATTCCTTGGAAATTTGTATCACCACAGGGATGCTGACTCCTCTTGATCTTAGAAAAAAATTTGAGGAAAAGTTTGATTGCAAAACCATCCAGGCCTACGGACAGGTGGAAAGTTCCCCGGTCATCACCATGGATCGGATAGACCGGCCCAGGAAATTTAAAAGTGTTGGATTTCCGTTGCCTTATGTTGAGGTGAAGACCGTCGATGAAGAGGATCGCCCTCTTCCCCCCAATTCCCATGGCGAGATTTGCGCCCGGGGGCATTGTGTCATGAAGGGATACTGGAGGAATCCGGCGGGCACGAAAGCCGCTTTAAAAGACGGTTGGCTGCATACCGGAGATATCGGGATGGTGGATGAAGAAGGTTACCTTTATATTTTTGACCGTAAAAAGGACATGATCATCTGCGGCGGTTATAATATTTATCCCATAGAAATCGAAAATTTGCTCTATGAACATCCCAAAATTCTGGAAGCCTCGGTAGTAGGCATTCCCGATGAAAGAATGGGTGAGATTCCCAAGGCCTATGTAGCGCTTAAACCGGACCAAACGGCTACGGAACAAGAGATTATGGATTTTGTAAAGGAAAGGTTGGCTGCCTATAAAAAGTTGAGGGCAGTGGAGTTTTTGAGTGCCTTGCCCAAGGGACCTACTGGAAAAATATTGCGCCGGGCCCTGCGGGAAAAAAAATAA
- a CDS encoding zinc-binding dehydrogenase: MKAARFYQVGQPLVLEEVPMLHPEPREVLIRVCACGICGSDIHVVYEGSTRIPFPPTTLGHEFSGEIVEIGVGVEGWKVGDRVAVSCIVSCGHCLNCLSGREQICLERKLLGIHLDGGLAEYVKSPFTNLIRLPGGIPFDQGALLTDAVATPYHALIRRGRLTPGETVAIFGCGGLGIHAVQLAKISGAGLIIAVDVSDVALKRAIAQGADWTCRSDQEDPVKAIKEVTHGLGVDLSLELVGLKQTIAQAVASLRVGGRAVVAGLGREEISSLSLSEFVRGEIELIGSYAFSVAEIQDLVQMADEGLLDLSRSISLRIDLDDVNRGLEILHKKISDPLRVVVIPSFKEIA, translated from the coding sequence ATGAAAGCCGCTCGTTTTTACCAGGTTGGACAGCCCTTGGTGCTGGAAGAGGTTCCCATGCTCCATCCCGAACCCCGGGAGGTTTTAATCAGGGTCTGCGCCTGCGGTATCTGCGGTTCCGATATTCATGTCGTTTATGAAGGAAGCACGCGAATCCCCTTTCCACCGACCACCCTTGGCCATGAGTTCAGCGGAGAAATCGTCGAGATCGGGGTTGGGGTGGAAGGCTGGAAGGTCGGGGATCGCGTGGCGGTATCCTGCATTGTTTCCTGTGGCCATTGTCTGAACTGTCTGTCCGGCAGGGAGCAGATTTGTCTGGAAAGGAAACTCCTTGGAATCCATCTGGACGGCGGGCTGGCGGAATATGTAAAAAGTCCCTTTACTAATCTAATCAGATTGCCGGGAGGGATCCCCTTCGATCAGGGTGCCCTATTGACCGATGCCGTAGCAACCCCCTATCATGCTCTGATTCGAAGGGGGAGGTTGACTCCCGGGGAAACAGTAGCCATATTCGGCTGCGGGGGTCTCGGTATTCATGCAGTGCAATTGGCCAAAATTTCGGGAGCGGGCCTGATTATTGCCGTGGATGTTTCCGATGTTGCCCTGAAGCGGGCCATTGCCCAGGGAGCGGATTGGACCTGCCGCTCCGATCAGGAAGACCCGGTGAAAGCCATAAAAGAAGTCACTCACGGACTCGGAGTGGATCTTTCCCTGGAACTTGTCGGACTTAAGCAAACCATTGCCCAGGCGGTTGCTTCCTTACGGGTGGGTGGCCGGGCCGTGGTAGCCGGATTAGGCCGGGAAGAAATTTCCTCCCTGTCCCTATCGGAATTCGTTCGAGGAGAAATCGAACTCATCGGCTCTTATGCCTTTTCTGTGGCCGAAATCCAAGATCTGGTTCAAATGGCAGATGAAGGCCTCCTTGATCTTTCCCGGTCCATTTCTCTTAGAATCGACTTAGACGATGTCAATCGAGGGTTGGAGATTTTACATAAAAAAATTAGCGATCCCCTTCGAGTGGTGGTAATTCCTTCTTTTAAAGAAATTGCCTGA
- a CDS encoding ABC transporter ATP-binding protein, translated as MNLLKTAGVTKTFGALLVLNKIDIEVREGSLHSVVGPNGAGKTTLFNVISGFLKPSEGRVEFKGMDITNLPPHKMAHLGLRRSFQVINLFPELTALENVRLAIQGTMKERFSLFKKSSDLRESIEKSHEILSTIGLSGKAEYKAFELSHGEQRLLDIGMAIAGDSVLLLLDEPTSGLVYDEIPSMGETIKKLIPAHTVMLIEHRMEMVLSISDTITVLDYGQVIAQGPPGVIKNDPKVAKAYLGVM; from the coding sequence ATGAATTTATTGAAGACTGCCGGGGTAACTAAAACGTTTGGGGCATTGCTGGTCTTGAATAAGATCGATATCGAGGTGCGGGAGGGCAGTTTGCATTCCGTGGTAGGCCCGAACGGTGCTGGGAAAACGACTTTATTTAATGTCATCTCCGGTTTTTTGAAGCCTTCAGAAGGTCGGGTGGAGTTTAAAGGAATGGACATCACCAACCTCCCACCCCATAAAATGGCCCACTTGGGATTACGACGGTCCTTTCAGGTTATCAACCTTTTCCCGGAACTCACGGCCCTGGAAAATGTTCGACTGGCAATCCAGGGTACGATGAAAGAACGATTCAGTTTATTTAAAAAATCTTCTGATTTAAGAGAGTCCATTGAAAAGTCTCATGAAATTTTATCGACCATCGGATTATCCGGAAAGGCAGAATATAAGGCCTTTGAACTGTCACACGGAGAGCAACGGCTATTGGATATCGGGATGGCCATAGCCGGAGACAGTGTTTTATTGCTCCTGGATGAACCGACCAGCGGGTTGGTCTATGACGAAATTCCTTCCATGGGGGAGACGATTAAGAAATTAATTCCAGCCCATACGGTTATGTTGATTGAGCATCGGATGGAAATGGTTTTATCCATCTCGGATACTATAACGGTATTGGATTACGGTCAGGTCATTGCTCAGGGTCCGCCAGGGGTCATCAAAAATGACCCCAAGGTTGCCAAGGCCTATTTGGGGGTGATGTGA